The sequence GTGCCAAGGGGCGCGTGCTCTCGGTAGATCGAAGTGAGCGGGATGGACGTCCGGTCTGGCGCATCAAACTGGTGACGCCGCAAGGTGAGGTTCGCGTCGTGCTGGTGGATGTGGCCAGCGGTCGAGTGCTGTAAGCGGATACCTTTATGCGATTGTTGCTGATTGAAGACGAAGCCGCACTCCGTAGCAGCCTCAAGCGTCAGCTTGAAGCGGACGGATACCGGGTAGACGAGGCGGCAGATGGGGAAGATGGCCTGTACCAGGCCAGTGAGTACCCGGTGGATCTGGTGGTGGTGGATCTGGGCCTGCCCAAGCTGAGCGGTTTGTCCGTTGTCGAAAAACTGCGTGCCGACGGACGCACCCTGCCCATCCTGATTCTGACGGCCCGTGGTAGCTGGCAGGACAAGGTCAAGGGGCTGGAGGCGGGTGCCGACGATTATCTGGTCAAACCGTTCGAATACCCCGAGCTGGCCGCCCGCATCAAGGCCTTGTTGCGCCGCTCGCTCAAGGCCAGTTCCGATGTGATGAGGTTTGGCACACTGGCCATCGACTTTTCGGCGCAGCAGGTCAGGCTGGAGCAGGTGGCGGTTGATCTGACGGCGTTTGAATACCGCATGCTCGAATACCTGGTGCGCGAGCGTGCCCGGGTGGTCAGCAAGCAAGAGCTGTCAGACTACCTGTACCCGCACGATGAAGACCGCGACAGCAATGTGCTGGAAGTGCTGATCGGCCGTTTGCGCCGCAAGCTGGACCCCGATGGCAGTCTGGCGCCCATTGAAACCCTGCGCGGCCGCGGCTACCGCTTCGTACTCGCATGACGCTGTCGATCCGCACCCGGCTGATCGCGGGCGCGGCACTCGTGTTGCTGGCCTTTCTGGCCGGCGCCGGCCTGGCACTGCAGCGGGCTTACGCTGATGGTGTGCGCGAAGCACGCTTCGAGCGTTTGCAAAGCACCGTCTATCTGTTGCTGGCGCGTGCCGAGCTGGATGCGGATGGCAATCTGGTCATGCCGCTGTCGCTGGAGGAGCCGCGCCTTTCCCTGCCGGCATCAGGCCTGTATGCCAATATCGCCAATCCCAGCAGCCGTGAAGAGTGGCAGTCGG comes from Chitinimonas sp. BJYL2 and encodes:
- a CDS encoding response regulator transcription factor, producing MRLLLIEDEAALRSSLKRQLEADGYRVDEAADGEDGLYQASEYPVDLVVVDLGLPKLSGLSVVEKLRADGRTLPILILTARGSWQDKVKGLEAGADDYLVKPFEYPELAARIKALLRRSLKASSDVMRFGTLAIDFSAQQVRLEQVAVDLTAFEYRMLEYLVRERARVVSKQELSDYLYPHDEDRDSNVLEVLIGRLRRKLDPDGSLAPIETLRGRGYRFVLA
- a CDS encoding PepSY domain-containing protein encodes the protein MIRHLPLLLGLMLVLTPPVLADVSRDEAASIAQRSAKGRVLSVDRSERDGRPVWRIKLVTPQGEVRVVLVDVASGRVL